Sequence from the Streptomyces sp. NBC_00440 genome:
CGACCACTCGGGCGCCGTCGTCGTCCCCGCCGCACTCGCCGCCGCCGAGGTGGCGGAACACCCGGTGTCCGGAGCCCGGTTGCTCGCCGCCGTCATCGTCGGTTACGACGTGGCACGCCGTGTTCTGGAGGCGTGCGGCGGCTATGCGCCGCACAACGAGGCGGGTTGGCACTCCACCGGCACCTGCGGCCCGTTCGGGGCGGCCGCTGCGGCGGCAGCCGTCCTGGGACTCGGCCCGGACAGCACCGCCCACGCCCTCGCGCTCTCCGCCAGCTTCAGCGGCGGCATCTGGGCGTTCGTCCACGACGGGGCCATGAGCAAGCGACTGCACGCGGGGCGGGCAGCGGAGGCGGGGCTCACCGCCGCGCTCGCGGCGCGGCACGGGATCACCGGGCCGCGCGGGGTGTTCGACGACACCTGGGGCGGTTTCCTGCGCACCATCGCGCCCGGCTCCGCCACACCGGCCGCGCTCACCGCCCGTCTCGGTGACCGGTGGTGCGTCTCCCGGTGCTCGATCAAGCCGTACGCCTCGTGCCGCTCCACCCACTCATCGGTCGACGCGGTGGCCGGGCTCCTGGCGGACCACGAGCTCGGGCCCGACGACGTCGCTTCGGTCCATGTACGGCTCTCGGCCTTCATCCACGGGATGTGCGGGGCCGCCGAGTGCGGCACTCTCGCCGCGGCCCAGCTCAGCCTTCCGTACGCGGTGGCCGTGCGGGTGGCGCTCGGAACGGCCGACCTCACGGCGTACTCCGCGGAGAGCCGTGCGTCGCCCGCTGTCCGGTCGGTGCTGGACCGGATCACCCTGGAGGTGGACGAGTCGATGACCGGCGACACCGAGCCCGTGATCACGCTCACCACCCGCACCGGTGCCTGTCACACCGGCCAGGTGACCGACCCGCTCGGCTCGCCCACGAACCCCCTGGACAGCGCCGCGGTCACCGCCAAGTTCCACGGCCTCGCCACCCGGGTACTGGACCCCGCCGTCGCACACACCGTCGCGGACACGGTGCGGGCACTCCCGGACCTGCCCGATGTACGGGTGCTGCTCTCGGCACTCGCCACCACGGCACCCGGACCCGGTGCGCCCACCGGTGCCCAGGGGCGCGGATGACCCGCGATCCGGCAGTCGCCCGGATCACCGTGACACCGCCAACGGCGCGCGCCCTCCTGGCGCTTGGCGTCCGGCAGGACGTCAGCGCTCCGTCCGTACGACGGTGAAGACCGCGCCCTCCGGATCGGCGACCGTGGCCAGCCGCCCCGTCTCGCCCTGGCGCGGCGGCTGGAGCACCTGCCCGCCCAGCTCGGTCACCCGGCGCGCGGCCGCGTCGACGTCCGCCACCTCGAAGTACGTCATCCAGTGCGCCCCCCTGTCACGGGGGAGCGCCTGGCCGACGCCGTGCAGCGAGGCGACCGCCCGGCCCTCCAGATACAGCGTCAGATAGTCGAAGTCGGCCGAGACGACGGCCTCCGTCTCGTAACCGAACACCGCCTGGTAGAACTTGGCGACCGAGCCGGTCTCCCGGGTCACCAGCTCGTTCCACACCGGCGTTCCGGGCACGCCCCACTCCGCGGTGCCCAGATGGGCCGCCGCCTGCCAGACGCCGAAGACCGCACCGTCGGGGTCCGACCCTATGGCCAGCCGCCCCGCCTCTCCCGCATCGAGCGGGCCCACTCCTACCGTCCCGCCGCAGTGCCTGACGGTCTCCGCGGTGGCGTCGACGTCGTCGGATGCCAGATACGTCGTCCAGGCGATCGGCAGATGGCGGTCCGGCGGCATCTGTCCGATCCCCGCGACCTCACGGCCGTCCAGCAGCGCACGTACGTAGGGGCCCAGTTGCTCGGGGCCCGGCTGGAACTCCCAGCCGAACAGGTCGCCGTAGAACTCCCGGGTCTCTGCCAGGCCGTGCACCATCAGACTCACCCAGCAGGGGGTTCCGGGCCTGCGCCGCGAGGCTGCCTCGGTCATTTTCGCTCTCTCCTCGGACCATCGGTGGTGGCCGTGCGGGGGCCGGTGGGCCGCCCCCCGCCCAGATGCTTCCACCACCTGCCGCGCGCCGCGCCCCGGCCGCGCCGCATTTTGCATGTTCCAGCAGGAGGATGCCTGTTTTGGTACTCCTCGTCCTTTTCTACGGCGTTACGTTCGCGCCGGACTCTGGGCGAGGATGGCAGTCATGACACCCATCATCACGGCAACCGATCTCGCGAGCGAGTTGGCCGGACCCCGTCCGCCGGTGCTCCTCGACGTCCGCTGGCAGCTCGGCGGCCCGAACCTGCGCTCCGAGTACGAGGCCGGCCA
This genomic interval carries:
- a CDS encoding MmgE/PrpD family protein, with product MTAATSPTAPGSGRAGDALGALARFTANTRLAMIPRPVVTKAQHHVLDTLGAALAGSASTETTALLQLLAASEPGGAGTVWGTGPRVAPRAAALVNGVSAHALELDDAGGCDHSGAVVVPAALAAAEVAEHPVSGARLLAAVIVGYDVARRVLEACGGYAPHNEAGWHSTGTCGPFGAAAAAAAVLGLGPDSTAHALALSASFSGGIWAFVHDGAMSKRLHAGRAAEAGLTAALAARHGITGPRGVFDDTWGGFLRTIAPGSATPAALTARLGDRWCVSRCSIKPYASCRSTHSSVDAVAGLLADHELGPDDVASVHVRLSAFIHGMCGAAECGTLAAAQLSLPYAVAVRVALGTADLTAYSAESRASPAVRSVLDRITLEVDESMTGDTEPVITLTTRTGACHTGQVTDPLGSPTNPLDSAAVTAKFHGLATRVLDPAVAHTVADTVRALPDLPDVRVLLSALATTAPGPGAPTGAQGRG
- a CDS encoding VOC family protein, translated to MTEAASRRRPGTPCWVSLMVHGLAETREFYGDLFGWEFQPGPEQLGPYVRALLDGREVAGIGQMPPDRHLPIAWTTYLASDDVDATAETVRHCGGTVGVGPLDAGEAGRLAIGSDPDGAVFGVWQAAAHLGTAEWGVPGTPVWNELVTRETGSVAKFYQAVFGYETEAVVSADFDYLTLYLEGRAVASLHGVGQALPRDRGAHWMTYFEVADVDAAARRVTELGGQVLQPPRQGETGRLATVADPEGAVFTVVRTER